In the Aeromicrobium fastidiosum genome, CTCGGCTCCGCGCTGTCGGCCTACCAGGGCTTCAGCACCCGCGGCATCCGCGTCGCGGCGCTGGTCGACGCCGATCCGCGACGCGTCGGCACGACGATCTCCGACATCGTCGTGAGCCCCGTCGACCAGCTCGGCGCGATCGTCGCCGAGCGCCGCATCTCGATCGGCGTCATCGCCACGCCCGGCGAGGCCGCGCAGGAGGTCGCCGACCGTCTGGTCGAGGCCGGCATCACGAGCATCCTCAACTTCGCGCCCGCCCTCGTGCAGGTGCCCGACGGGGTCGACGTCCGCAAGGTCGACCTCTCGATCGAGCTGCAGATCCTGGCGTACCACGAGCAGCGCAAGACCAGCAGCGAACCGAAGGTGATCGAAGCATGAGCGTCCTGGTGGTGGGAATGTCCCACAAGTCGGCCCCGATCGACGTCCTCGAGCACGCCTCGCTCGACGTCGACGCGGCGGTCAAGCTCTCGCACCTGGCGCTCGAGACGCCGTTCGTGACCGAGTCGGTCGTCATCTCCACGTGCAACCGGGTCGAGATCTACGTCGAGGCCGAGCGGTTCCACGGTGCCGTCGAGGAGGTGTCGCGGCTGCTCGCCGAGCTGTCGGGTCTCGATCGCGACGAGTTCGTCCGTCACGTCTACGTGCACTTCGACGAGGCCGCCGTCGCCCACCTGTTCGGGGTCGCGTCGGGCATGGACTCGATGATCCTCGGCGAGAGCCAGATCCTCGGCCAGGTGCGCGAGGCGCTGCACTCCGCGCAGGCCGAGTCGACGGTCGGCTCGGCGCTCAA is a window encoding:
- a CDS encoding redox-sensing transcriptional repressor Rex; protein product: MTILRSPRLADGTARGIPDATVARLPVYLRALNALAEQGVLSCASGELAEQAGVNPAKLRKDLSYLGSYGTRGVGYDVEYLRYQIAREMGQTQDWDVVIVGVGNLGSALSAYQGFSTRGIRVAALVDADPRRVGTTISDIVVSPVDQLGAIVAERRISIGVIATPGEAAQEVADRLVEAGITSILNFAPALVQVPDGVDVRKVDLSIELQILAYHEQRKTSSEPKVIEA